One region of Girardinichthys multiradiatus isolate DD_20200921_A chromosome 1, DD_fGirMul_XY1, whole genome shotgun sequence genomic DNA includes:
- the ssr4 gene encoding translocon-associated protein subunit delta, whose protein sequence is MIRIAAFLTLLVVACSGESCKDPVITPSAYTTSDAVISSESVFIVELSLTCANGAQSVPLYADVNGRQFPVTRGQDVGKYQVSWSLPHKQATSGTYQVKFFDEESYSALRKAQRNNEDVNAIQPLFTVNIDHRGVWSGPWVSTEVVAGLVGILVYYMAFSAKAIIQA, encoded by the exons ATGATCCGGATAGCTGCGTTTTTGACGCTGCTGGTTGTTGCCTGCTCGG GGGAGAGTTGCAAGGACCCAGTGATCACCCCGTCGGCCTACACCACCTCTGACGCCGTCATCTCCTCAGAGTCCGTCTTCATTGTGGAGCTCAGCCTGACCTGCGCCAACGGAGCCCAG AGTGTCCCTCTCTATGCTGATGTCAATGGAAGACAGTTCCCTGTGACCAGAGGTCAGGATGTTGGAAAATACCAG GTGTCCTGGAGTCTTCCCCACAAACAGGCCACCTCTGGAACGTATCAGGTCAAATTCTTCGACGAGGAGTCCTACAGCGCCCTCCGAAAG GCTCAGAGAAACAATGAAGACGTAAATGCAATTCAGCCTCTCTTCACCGTCAACATTGACCATAGG GGTGTTTGGAGCGGCCCTTGGGTGTCGACCGAGGTGGTGGCTGGCCTGGTTGGCATCCTAGTCTATTACATGGCCTTCAGTGCCAAGGCCATCATCCAAGCATAA